AAGTTCCAAGGGCGTATTAGGAGGAATTATAATGGAGTTAAAAGAAAAAATAAGAGTAATAGAAGACTTTCCTAAAGAAGGAATTAGTTTTAAGGATATCACAACGCTACTACAAGATGGCGAAGGGTTAAAATATACTATAGATAAATTTGTAGATTATCTTAAGGATAAAAACATAGATATTATTGTGGGACCAGAAGCTAGAGGATTTTTATTTGGAGTACCGGTTGCCTATGAACTTGAAATTGGATTTGTGCCTGTAAGAAAAAAGGGCAAGCTTCCATTCAAGACTCTAAGTTCAAAGTA
The DNA window shown above is from Haloimpatiens massiliensis and carries:
- a CDS encoding adenine phosphoribosyltransferase, giving the protein MELKEKIRVIEDFPKEGISFKDITTLLQDGEGLKYTIDKFVDYLKDKNIDIIVGPEARGFLFGVPVAYELEIGFVPVRKKGKLPFKTLSSKYDLEYGSDELEIHLDSIKPGQRVAIIDDLLATGGTINSVAKLVEKAGGTVAAAGFVIELTDLRGREKLQNYPVMSLVKYDI